The proteins below come from a single Hyperolius riggenbachi isolate aHypRig1 chromosome 8, aHypRig1.pri, whole genome shotgun sequence genomic window:
- the DMPK gene encoding myotonin-protein kinase isoform X4: MMACYREEKEVLVNGDRRWITNLHFGFQDDNYLYLVMDYYVGGDLLSLLSKFPDGFPPPIAIFYLAEMIMAVNSVHSLGFIHRDIKPDNMLLNRLGHIHLGDFGSCLKLREDGTVSCSVAVGTPDYLSPEILLSLEDHSLSYGVECDWWSIGACAYEMFFGHPPFYAESVVETYGKILHYKEHFSFPSSASELPLEALDFISSLICERKSRLGTGGLHDFQMHPLFADIDWEELRDNMPPFVPDSGGATDTSNFDIVEDHLSEMVTGGGETLSDVEDSSPLGVNLPFVGYSYTFRDEGREHVWGNLRTICRCKSGSTSDLQKMSHKEDLESHLDPSLLSDLRNALQSEIEAREALTTEINLLQTANQSLASRLYEADQLNSELQSKIQLLEQQLRDKERQEEERDKAFLARRCETSKQNSAPTSRIRQLDSCIPSYCHPLVTPVHRHMLLFSRVPKPSSSWVGYLWHLSTWPLTWMMPPIL, from the exons ATG ATGGCTTGTTATAGAGAAGAGAAAGAAGTTTTGGTGAATGGAGACAGGAGGTGGATAACAAATTTGCACTTTGGCTTCCAAGATGACAATTACCTT tacCTTGTGATGGACTACTATGTAGGAGGCGACCTGTTGTCCCTTCTTAGTAAGTTTCCAGATGGATTCCCTCCCCCCATTGCAATCTTCTACCTGGCAGAGATGATCATGGCTGTGAATTCTGTCCACTCTCTGGGCTTCATACACAG GGATATCAAACCAGACAACATGCTTTTAAACCGGTTAGGTCACATCCATCTTGGGGACTTTGGTTCATGTTTGAAACTCAGAGAAGATGGCACA GTGTCGTGTTCTGTTGCAGTAGGGACTCCAGACTACCTATCTCCGGAAATTCTTCTTTCCCTTGAAGACCATAGTTTATCTTATGGTGTAGAATGTGACTGGTGGTCCATAGGGGCTTGCGCTTACGAGATGTTCTTCGGGCATCCTCCATTTTATGCTGAATCTGTGGTGGAGACCTATGGAAAGATCCTCCACTATAAA GAGCACTTTAGTTTTCCTTCTTCAGCCAGTGAGCTACCACTTGAGGCCTTAGACTTCATCTCATCCCTCATCTGTGAGCGGAAATCCCGACTAGGCACGGGTGGACTCCATGATTTTCAGATGCATCCGCTTTTTGCTGATATTGACTGGGAAGAGCTGCGGGACAACATGCCACCTTTTGTTCCTGACTCAGGAGGAGCCACAGACACTTCCAATTTTGACATTGTAGAAGATCATCTGTCAGAGATGGTCACTGGAGGAGGA GAGACTCTCTCAGATGTTGAGGATAGCTCCCCTCTCGGAGTCAACCTCCCCTTTGTAGGCTACTCATACACATTCAG GGATGAGGGCAGGGAACACGTATGGGGAAACTTGAGAACCATTTGTAGATGTAAATCAGGATCAACATCAGACCTtcaaaaaatgagccataaagagGACTTG GAATCTCATCTGGACCCCTCACTATTGTCCGATCTGCGCAATGCTCTGCAAAGTGAGATAGAGGCACGTGAGGCTTTGACCACTGAAATTAACCTTcttcaaacagccaatcagagcctggcCAG TCGCCTATATGAAGCTGATCAACTAAACTCTGAACTTCAGAGTAAGATCCAATTGCTGGAGCAGCAGCTGAGAGacaaagagagacaggaggaggagcgaG ACAAAGCTTTCCTTGCCCGAAGATGTGAAACCAGCAAGCAGAACTCTGCACCTACTTCTAGGATTAGACAA TTAGATAGCTGTATTCCTTCCTACTGCCACCCCTTAGTGacaccagttcaccgtcacatgcTGCTCTTCTCACGG GTACCTAAGCCAAGTTCCTCCTGGGTGGGTTACCTCTGGCACCTCAGCACCTGGCCCTTGACGTGGATGATGCCTCCAATCCTCTGA